The genomic window AATCACTATAACTTATTCCTATTTCCTTAAAAACTTTTGGACTTACATCTGCAACTACCTGCATATTCTTATTTTTAGCAACTCTTAGAGTTTCCTTAAACTCACTTAATATTTTTTCTTTATTACCCTCTACAGAAAGCAGGCATGTAAATATCCTTGTAAATCCATATTTAGCCGCAAGTTCTATATACTTTATGTTCTCTTCCACAGAAGCATGTCCTGGATAAACAGAAATCCCTAACCTTTTCATATATAAATCACCTCTTTACTGTTGTTATATTGCCAAGAATAACTCTCTTTTCTGCGCCAGTAGCCCCTATTACATTGCTACAATTCCCATTTATAGTTTCATTAGCCAGAACAGCAAAAGCCACCGCTTCTTTTGCATCTGAAGACATGCCTATATCTTCACCTGTTAAAATTCTACATTCTGGCATGAGTTTTTCAAGCATCCCTATAAGAGTCTTATTGTAGCTGCCTCCACCACCTATTATTACCTCATCTATCTTATTTTTCGTAAATATAAATCTTCTATAATTTTCACTTATAGATTTAGCTGTAAACATTGTTACGGTAGCTATTATATCTTCTGAGGAAATACTGTTAAATTTATTTAGAAGCCTATCTACAAACTGGCTTCCAAAAAGTTCTCTTCCAGTAGTTTTGGGAGGTTTCATTTTTATATAGTCTATGTTCATAAGCTCCTTTAGGATATTTTCATCAACTTTACCTAAAGCTGCAAAAGCTCCATTCATATCATAAGAACACCCTTTAAGTCTTTTTGTTACCTCGTCTATTATCATATTTCCGGGACCAGTATCAAAAGCATAAATATCATCTAATTTACACATAGCAGGAATTACGGTTACATTGCCTATTCCCCCTATGTTTTGAAGGGCTCTGTTTTTTTTACACCTATATAGTATATATTCAGTGTAAGGCACTAAAGGAGCACCTTCTCCACCTGCTGCCATATCCATTGTTCTAAAATTTGACACTACAGTTGTATTTGTTTCAAAAGCTACGACAGAAGGTTCTCCTATCTGAAGTGTTGATCTAAAAAAATTCTTATTCCGCCTTGGAATGTGATATATAGTTTGTCCATGAGAACCTATAAAATCAAGTTTATTCAAATCAAAATTTGCCTTATTACATACATTTTTAACTGCATTAGAAAATACATATCCTAATTCAAAATTAAGGCTGCAAATTTTTTCTACATTTGATTTTGAAGTATTGCAGCAGCAATGAATTTTTTCTTTTAATTTTTGTGGTATCTCCTCACTTATAAATTCTATAAGCTGAACTTTTGTATCTATTCCACAACCTTCTATACTCACAAGAGCTGCATCTATGCCATCTAGTGAAGTACCTGACATAATGCCTACTGCGTACTTTTTACTCTGACTCATTCTTAATCCCCCACTTTTTAAGTGATAGATAATACCCACCTTTTGCAGATGATACATCCTCATATTTAATGGTTACACCTTTAATTCTATTTTTAATATAAAAATCAAAAGTTTCTCTAACAATGCGAACTTTTGTAATTATACTTCCTTTTAATGCTACTTTTATATCATGAGGCTCTCCTAATTTTGTCCAAACTCTTTCCGTAATTTTTGCAATATCTACTCCTGCATTTTGTAAAATTTCTACTGCATTTTTCTCCCCTTGCTCTGCCATTTTAGATATAAGCGGCGCTATTGCTGCTATTTCATTTTTAGTGGCGGAATATATAAATTGTTTAATACTATTTATACTCTCAATATCTAAATTTTCTAGTATAGCCTCAGTCAGCTTACTATTTGATAATCCTTCCTCATAATCATATATCATTTTTTTAAGAGCTTCTATTACTATATAGTATCCGCTGCCCTCATCTCCTAAGAGATGTCCCCATCCACCAGATATTACATTTAAACCTTTGTAAGTTCCTATGCTTATAGAGCCAGTTCCCGCTATAGTAAGTATTCCTTCCTCGCCTTTAAGAAGTGCATATAATGCAATTTGTGCATCATTATAAATCTCAGGAATTATATTAAGTCTCTTCTGCACTGCATCTTTAACTATTTTTCTGTTTTCACCTACTTCTATGCCAGCAATACCCATATAAATCCCTACAAGTTTATGCTCCTTTAGGTTTAAAGTGCACTCTTCTATTGACTCAATAATATTTGAAACTGCTACTTTCTGATTTAAAGTTAAATTTGCATATCCCTTTAATGATTTAAACAATTCCTCCCCTTGCCTGTTATAAGCTATAGTTTCAGTTTTTGTTCCTCCGCCATCAGTGCATATGACATATTCCACACTATCACCTTCTAACTACATCAAATATTTGCATTCCCTTAATTCTATGTTAATTATCTATATTAAACTTTGCTAAATATTTACTAAAATTTCAATAATATTTCCCAGCTCATCATCTGGTACAACTATACCTAAAACTTCTTCTATATCCACAATTCCTACTTTTAATGTATTAAAAAGTTCACTATATCTAGATAAAATTAACTGCAAATTACTACACTTGCCTGTTTCTTCTCGATTAACTAACTTTTCAATCAAACATCCAAAATGCATTAACAAGCCATTAAATTTTTCTATATCAATAAGAATTTCATATTCTTGTTTCATATGATCTAATATTTCAACAAATTTATTTATAATAAATTCATAATTACCTAAATTTAAACAATCTCTATAAACAGCCTTAATACCTTTTATTATTTCATTCTCTTCAGCATCAACATCTATAGGCTTATCTATAAATTTTTCAAAAAAATCACCTATACTTATATAATTAATACCCTCTACTTCAGGATTAAATGCACTTATAATATACTCTATGTCATGCTCTTTTTTAATTTTCAAAACAGCTTCTTTAAATTTACTTTTATCTTTCATACTTAAATTAAATACTTCATATTCATCTTTATTAAACTTGTTATATATAAGCTGTTTGAGTTTGTGAGCTGTACCTTGTCCTGTTAAACATGCAGTGATAATTACTTTCGTATTTTTATTAATTTCTTTGTCTATAGAACCTCCTACATATTTACTTTCAGTAGCTACAGACTTTAAAATCTCATCTAAACTTTCATTGAGAAGAGCTTTTCTTGTGGCCTCTATAACAATAGGTGTACTGACCATATCCACAGTTTCAACTCTGATTCCAGTATTTTCTTTTATAATATTGCTAAAATATTTCAAAGAACCCATATCTGCTAATATTAAAGTACCCTTGCCTTCATCCTTTTCCTTTACTAATTCTTCTATTTTTAAAAGAGCTTCCTCAGGTTTCATATAAAGTGGCATATCAAATCCTACTGCATAATTACTGTTAAGTAAACTGTTTGAGACCTCTACCATAGAAGATGCAGTTGAATTACCATGCATGGCAACTATTATTGCAACTTTTCCCTTTTCTACTGAATAATCGGCTGCAAAAAACATAGTTATGAATCCTATTTCACCTATAGGTACAGTTATATTGTATTTTTCTTCTAATTTATATGAAAGTAAAAGTGCTAATTTAAATTCCTGTGGATATTTCTTTCTAACACTATCAATTTTCGGATTTTCAATTACTATGTTTTGTTTAATTCTTACTAAAAATGTATCTATATGCATAAGTAATCCTATAAAAATACTTCTAGGGATTTCCCTTTTTAACTTATACTCCGCTAACTTCATAAAACTTTTAAGCATATCATATAGTTCATTATTAACAATTACTTTTATATCTTCATTTTCATCTTCTCGTATGTTGTGAATATAATTATTTATAAACTTCTCTACATCGACTACTAATCTATTTTTTATTTCATCTTGATTATTTCCTTTTTCCTTTAAAGATTCTGTCCTTTTATCTATAAAATCATAAATATTAGGTGCTATAGTATATTTATCTTTTAAATCCTCTATATCATTTGTTATTGTTGTCTC from Clostridium sp. MB40-C1 includes these protein-coding regions:
- the anmK gene encoding anhydro-N-acetylmuramic acid kinase AnmK; the protein is MSQSKKYAVGIMSGTSLDGIDAALVSIEGCGIDTKVQLIEFISEEIPQKLKEKIHCCCNTSKSNVEKICSLNFELGYVFSNAVKNVCNKANFDLNKLDFIGSHGQTIYHIPRRNKNFFRSTLQIGEPSVVAFETNTTVVSNFRTMDMAAGGEGAPLVPYTEYILYRCKKNRALQNIGGIGNVTVIPAMCKLDDIYAFDTGPGNMIIDEVTKRLKGCSYDMNGAFAALGKVDENILKELMNIDYIKMKPPKTTGRELFGSQFVDRLLNKFNSISSEDIIATVTMFTAKSISENYRRFIFTKNKIDEVIIGGGGSYNKTLIGMLEKLMPECRILTGEDIGMSSDAKEAVAFAVLANETINGNCSNVIGATGAEKRVILGNITTVKR
- a CDS encoding sigma 54-interacting transcriptional regulator, with the translated sequence MYSVLAIYKALRKICLHQYENDGSIKGATTDMLSSYLKMQRSNVSRELSKLIDDGSIHKTTGRPVFYYIKTEKLKEDADKCENVSVFDNCIGKDTSLKHQIALAKAAVVYPPNGLHTLIVGETGVGKSYFAKCIFRYALEIGRVRDKNKFAVFNCADYANNAQLLISHLFGVKKGTYTGAHEDREGIVEKSRDGILFLDEVHRLPPEGQEMLFTLIDEGQYIPLGGTTPIKINVMIISATTENISSVLLKTFARRIPVTISLPPLREWSVNERLELIKNFLNAESKRVSKKIQIEEEALTAIINYRCPNNIGQLKSDLQIASAKAFLRSMFNNNNIKIRLEDFSKEIRSSLLFSKKINPRKLTLDCYETTITNDIEDLKDKYTIAPNIYDFIDKRTESLKEKGNNQDEIKNRLVVDVEKFINNYIHNIREDENEDIKVIVNNELYDMLKSFMKLAEYKLKREIPRSIFIGLLMHIDTFLVRIKQNIVIENPKIDSVRKKYPQEFKLALLLSYKLEEKYNITVPIGEIGFITMFFAADYSVEKGKVAIIVAMHGNSTASSMVEVSNSLLNSNYAVGFDMPLYMKPEEALLKIEELVKEKDEGKGTLILADMGSLKYFSNIIKENTGIRVETVDMVSTPIVIEATRKALLNESLDEILKSVATESKYVGGSIDKEINKNTKVIITACLTGQGTAHKLKQLIYNKFNKDEYEVFNLSMKDKSKFKEAVLKIKKEHDIEYIISAFNPEVEGINYISIGDFFEKFIDKPIDVDAEENEIIKGIKAVYRDCLNLGNYEFIINKFVEILDHMKQEYEILIDIEKFNGLLMHFGCLIEKLVNREETGKCSNLQLILSRYSELFNTLKVGIVDIEEVLGIVVPDDELGNIIEILVNI
- a CDS encoding BadF/BadG/BcrA/BcrD ATPase family protein, with product MEYVICTDGGGTKTETIAYNRQGEELFKSLKGYANLTLNQKVAVSNIIESIEECTLNLKEHKLVGIYMGIAGIEVGENRKIVKDAVQKRLNIIPEIYNDAQIALYALLKGEEGILTIAGTGSISIGTYKGLNVISGGWGHLLGDEGSGYYIVIEALKKMIYDYEEGLSNSKLTEAILENLDIESINSIKQFIYSATKNEIAAIAPLISKMAEQGEKNAVEILQNAGVDIAKITERVWTKLGEPHDIKVALKGSIITKVRIVRETFDFYIKNRIKGVTIKYEDVSSAKGGYYLSLKKWGIKNESE